Proteins from a genomic interval of Rhizobium rhododendri:
- a CDS encoding ATP-grasp domain-containing protein — MIGAAAQIQTFADPNLIIGKAPIVRAIYEQRDITPLWNQLLERASADLGDAAAFMDASIVLHTVGEKEKAVISQKAALDISRQYRIQNGKGTGLDILVFMTAGDFMANTPIEFLLEHSDTNLLLYYVDAETRDLSDIPAHDVAFVAVGESTDNLPVLENLKRLLRDWSGPILNNAPQSIMDLSRDGVSNAFRDERWVLAPATVRVDRQKLQRLAAGEIELGSILDATSFPIIVRPHGTHAGKGMEKISARWELSGYLAAHADTEFYLTPFIDYSDEDGKFRKQRIAFINGKAYASHLAISDHWMVHYLSAGMAEHAERREEEGRWMANFDTDFAVRHAAAFDALHRRFGLDYFAIDCAELSDGRLLMFEADVAMIVHSMDSEKVFPYKKQATTKLFAAFEGALRDRMLRATSASDVTCAHTGKPAVYQRTDDDCLICALAMFTGRTYEDIQDMAIKSDPRFPLGGPMSHSIMRGVANACGLVLLSGIYMLWDKPGIIGVVSPTVPDTGHAVFWDGEKIIDPGSSARVDRAYVDRCGLEFTQRARDLAPLIQHEMQISYIAGAVAVDEPIL, encoded by the coding sequence TTGATTGGTGCAGCGGCCCAGATCCAGACATTTGCGGACCCCAACCTGATCATCGGCAAGGCGCCGATCGTGCGGGCGATCTATGAACAGAGAGACATCACGCCCCTCTGGAACCAGCTGCTGGAGCGGGCTTCTGCCGATCTCGGCGACGCTGCCGCCTTCATGGATGCCTCGATCGTCCTGCATACGGTGGGCGAGAAGGAAAAGGCCGTCATCAGCCAGAAGGCTGCCCTCGATATCAGCCGCCAGTACCGGATCCAGAATGGCAAGGGCACAGGCCTGGACATTCTGGTGTTCATGACGGCTGGCGATTTCATGGCAAATACGCCGATCGAGTTTCTGCTCGAGCATTCGGATACCAACCTCCTGCTCTATTACGTCGACGCGGAAACCCGGGATCTCTCCGATATCCCGGCACATGACGTCGCCTTCGTCGCGGTTGGTGAATCCACGGACAATCTCCCGGTCCTCGAAAACCTCAAGCGGCTTTTGCGCGACTGGTCGGGACCGATCCTGAACAATGCGCCGCAGTCCATCATGGATCTTTCCAGGGATGGCGTTTCCAATGCCTTCAGGGACGAGCGCTGGGTTCTCGCGCCTGCAACCGTTCGCGTCGATCGTCAAAAGCTTCAGCGGCTCGCTGCTGGCGAGATCGAACTGGGCTCCATCCTCGACGCAACGAGCTTTCCGATCATCGTCCGGCCACACGGCACGCATGCGGGCAAGGGCATGGAGAAAATCTCGGCCCGCTGGGAGCTTTCGGGCTATCTCGCCGCGCACGCCGACACCGAATTCTACCTGACGCCCTTCATCGACTACAGCGACGAGGACGGAAAGTTCCGCAAACAGCGCATCGCGTTCATCAATGGCAAGGCCTATGCCAGCCACCTGGCGATTTCCGACCACTGGATGGTCCATTACCTCAGCGCCGGCATGGCTGAGCATGCGGAGCGTCGCGAGGAAGAAGGCCGCTGGATGGCCAATTTCGACACCGACTTCGCCGTCCGCCACGCAGCAGCCTTCGACGCCCTGCATCGCCGCTTCGGGCTTGACTACTTCGCCATCGATTGCGCCGAGTTGTCGGACGGACGTCTGCTGATGTTCGAAGCCGACGTCGCCATGATCGTCCACTCGATGGATTCCGAAAAGGTCTTCCCCTACAAGAAGCAGGCGACGACCAAGCTATTCGCAGCCTTCGAAGGCGCCCTGAGAGATCGCATGCTGCGCGCGACCTCCGCCTCCGACGTCACCTGTGCCCATACGGGAAAACCGGCTGTCTACCAAAGGACTGACGACGACTGCCTGATCTGCGCGCTGGCGATGTTTACCGGCAGGACCTACGAAGACATCCAGGACATGGCGATAAAAAGCGACCCCCGGTTCCCTCTGGGCGGGCCTATGAGCCACTCCATCATGCGCGGCGTCGCCAACGCATGCGGCCTCGTGCTGCTCAGTGGTATCTACATGCTGTGGGACAAGCCCGGGATCATCGGCGTCGTCTCACCGACGGTCCCCGACACCGGGCATGCGGTCTTCTGGGACGGCGAGAAGATCATCGACCCCGGCTCGAGCGCACGCGTCGACCGCGCATATGTCGACCGTTGCGGGCTGGAGTTCACCCAGCGCGCCCGTGATCTTGCGCCGCTGATCCAGCACGAAATGCAAATCTCCTATATCGCCGGCGCCGTGGCGGTCGACGAGCCGATCCTCTGA
- a CDS encoding GntR family transcriptional regulator: protein MSDKETLAQQAYRDIKQRILEGAIKAGDLLTERTLAVESGISRTPLRAAISRLQKEGVVSRLTNGTLMILPVTVEQLLEIIQIRRLLEGAAAARAAGRPMTAALVEARRVMRAYVEAEDVAFDRFWMDDDAFHEAVAEAAGLRLLPGMLQEMRSIARRCTITRTHDRFAEQAAEHIAVIDAIEAQDADAAAAAMEAHFDSVRSRFLKWLAR from the coding sequence ATGAGCGACAAGGAAACACTGGCGCAGCAGGCCTACCGGGACATCAAGCAGCGCATCCTCGAAGGTGCCATCAAGGCCGGCGACCTGCTGACCGAGCGGACACTGGCAGTCGAATCCGGCATTTCCCGCACGCCGCTCAGGGCCGCGATCTCGAGGCTCCAGAAGGAAGGCGTGGTCTCTCGCCTGACCAACGGCACCCTGATGATCCTGCCGGTCACCGTCGAGCAGTTGCTGGAGATCATCCAGATCCGCCGTCTCCTCGAAGGGGCGGCGGCAGCCCGTGCGGCGGGGCGGCCGATGACGGCGGCACTTGTCGAGGCGCGCCGGGTCATGCGCGCCTATGTCGAGGCCGAGGATGTCGCCTTCGATCGTTTCTGGATGGACGACGACGCATTCCACGAGGCCGTCGCCGAAGCTGCCGGTCTGCGTCTTCTGCCCGGCATGCTGCAGGAAATGCGCAGCATCGCGCGCCGCTGCACGATCACGCGCACCCATGACCGGTTCGCTGAACAGGCTGCCGAGCACATCGCCGTCATCGACGCCATCGAGGCGCAGGATGCGGATGCCGCCGCTGCTGCCATGGAGGCGCATTTCGACAGCGTCCGCAGCCGGTTTCTGAAATGGCTCGCGCGCTGA
- a CDS encoding MBL fold metallo-hydrolase has protein sequence MKALSLLAMLSASVAGQAFAIETGPVSAEPAAKTFTIGSIKVTALRDAQFVAANDGKLFGVGIGPEAVSKVLKAAGQPTDRVTLSVDGLLVQSGSQKILIDTGLGPSAHGVLLESLAKAGSKPEDISDVLITHVHGDHIGGLVKADGSLAFANATIRISAPDWTWLQTQPKMAALVTAITPKVKTFAPGDSVAEGITSVPIKGHTPGHVGYQIVSGNKRLLDIGDTAHSSIVSLAEPDWAMGFDNDAVEGKVSRREILSQLAKDDELIFAPHFPFPGVGHIVAVGDHFAWKPQK, from the coding sequence ATGAAAGCACTTTCACTCCTGGCAATGTTGAGCGCCTCCGTTGCCGGACAAGCCTTTGCGATAGAGACCGGGCCGGTTTCGGCCGAACCTGCGGCCAAGACATTCACCATCGGCAGCATCAAGGTGACCGCGCTGCGGGATGCTCAGTTCGTTGCAGCCAATGACGGCAAGCTTTTTGGCGTCGGGATCGGACCGGAGGCCGTTTCCAAGGTGCTGAAGGCAGCCGGACAGCCGACGGACCGCGTTACGCTCAGTGTCGACGGGCTTCTTGTGCAGTCCGGCAGCCAGAAAATCCTGATCGATACCGGCCTTGGGCCATCGGCGCACGGTGTTCTGCTGGAAAGCCTCGCCAAGGCCGGGAGCAAGCCGGAGGATATTTCCGACGTGCTGATCACCCACGTTCACGGCGATCACATCGGCGGACTGGTAAAGGCAGACGGTTCTCTTGCATTCGCCAACGCGACGATCCGCATTTCAGCGCCCGACTGGACGTGGCTGCAGACCCAGCCGAAGATGGCTGCGCTGGTGACCGCCATCACGCCCAAGGTGAAGACCTTCGCACCGGGAGACAGCGTTGCCGAGGGCATCACCTCCGTGCCGATCAAGGGACACACCCCGGGTCATGTCGGCTATCAGATCGTCTCCGGCAATAAACGGCTTCTGGACATCGGTGACACAGCCCATAGCTCCATTGTATCGCTAGCCGAGCCCGATTGGGCGATGGGCTTTGACAACGATGCAGTCGAGGGCAAGGTCAGCCGCCGGGAAATCCTGTCGCAACTCGCCAAGGATGACGAGCTGATCTTTGCACCCCACTTTCCGTTTCCCGGTGTCGGCCACATCGTGGCGGTAGGCGATCACTTCGCCTGGAAGCCGCAAAAGTAA
- a CDS encoding amino acid ABC transporter ATP-binding protein yields the protein MTDISETAIAGQATPPPTTPLLVLKDIRKSFGDNEVLKGVSLAVEPGEVVSIIGASGSGKSTFLRSINGLEMPQSGFLKFEELSFDFRTESRFLPTPAQMQSLRTRVGMVFQSYNLWPHMTVLENVIHAPMKLLKLPKAQAVEEAEALLSRIGLYDKRHSYPSRLSGGQQQRVAIVRALAMKPRLMLFDEVTSALDPELVHEVLVLMASLAAEGMTMLLVTHEIAFARDVSSRVLFFDKGVIAETGSRDILRNPGSDRLRQFLHRILHDGLAYGSAPAETIEGA from the coding sequence ATGACAGACATTTCCGAGACGGCAATTGCTGGCCAAGCTACACCGCCCCCCACGACACCGCTTCTGGTCCTCAAGGACATCCGAAAGAGCTTTGGCGACAACGAGGTCCTGAAGGGTGTTTCGCTTGCGGTCGAGCCCGGCGAGGTGGTTTCGATCATTGGCGCCAGCGGCTCCGGCAAAAGCACTTTCCTGCGCTCGATCAACGGCCTCGAGATGCCGCAATCCGGCTTCCTGAAGTTCGAGGAACTGTCTTTCGATTTCCGCACGGAATCGCGTTTTCTTCCGACTCCGGCGCAGATGCAGTCGCTGCGGACCCGCGTCGGCATGGTCTTCCAGAGCTACAATCTCTGGCCGCACATGACGGTGCTCGAAAACGTCATCCATGCGCCGATGAAACTGTTGAAGCTTCCCAAGGCACAGGCCGTCGAAGAGGCGGAGGCACTGCTGTCGCGCATCGGTCTCTACGACAAGCGCCACAGCTATCCGTCCCGGCTTTCCGGCGGCCAGCAGCAGCGCGTCGCCATCGTCCGGGCGCTGGCGATGAAACCGCGTCTGATGCTGTTCGACGAGGTGACCTCGGCCCTCGATCCCGAACTGGTGCACGAGGTTCTCGTGCTGATGGCCTCGCTTGCCGCCGAGGGCATGACGATGCTCCTGGTGACCCACGAGATTGCCTTTGCGCGCGACGTGTCGTCCCGCGTCCTGTTTTTCGACAAGGGCGTTATCGCCGAAACGGGGTCGCGCGATATTCTGCGCAACCCCGGCAGCGACCGGCTGCGGCAGTTCCTCCATCGCATCCTTCACGATGGCCTGGCCTATGGCTCCGCGCCTGCTGAAACTATCGAGGGAGCATGA
- a CDS encoding transporter substrate-binding domain-containing protein gives MKRQLIALALAAAAAFSTHAPASAADLELLQPGKLLVATEGTFPPFSMRGADGSLDGLEIRVMKEISKRLGLEYTPVIIKWESLLIGLQADQYDITSDAMDITPERQKQVVFADGWLESGAAVVVPKGSAIKTPADLKGKSVGALASSTFAKLAEDKGATVKAYKAETDGIQDLLNGNIDAEITDAIGAGYMIKSAKMPLEVLPEAISHIQKGFAVKKGKPELVKAVNKALAEMVADGTYAKLTTDLVGFDPAPKNPIRTIQ, from the coding sequence ATGAAACGCCAGCTTATCGCCCTTGCGCTTGCCGCAGCGGCCGCCTTTTCCACTCACGCTCCGGCTTCGGCCGCCGATCTCGAACTGCTGCAACCCGGCAAATTGCTGGTGGCTACCGAGGGCACCTTTCCGCCGTTCAGCATGCGTGGTGCCGATGGCAGCCTCGACGGCCTGGAAATCCGCGTCATGAAGGAGATTTCCAAACGTCTCGGTCTCGAATACACACCGGTCATCATCAAGTGGGAATCGCTGTTGATCGGGTTGCAGGCCGACCAGTATGATATCACCAGCGACGCCATGGATATCACGCCCGAGCGCCAGAAGCAGGTCGTCTTTGCCGATGGCTGGCTCGAATCCGGCGCGGCTGTGGTCGTTCCGAAGGGCTCCGCCATCAAGACGCCTGCCGATCTCAAGGGCAAATCCGTCGGGGCGCTGGCATCCTCGACCTTCGCCAAGCTGGCAGAAGACAAGGGCGCCACGGTCAAGGCCTATAAGGCCGAGACGGACGGCATCCAGGATCTCCTCAACGGCAACATCGACGCCGAGATCACCGACGCCATCGGGGCCGGCTACATGATCAAGTCGGCGAAGATGCCGCTCGAGGTGCTTCCGGAAGCCATCAGCCATATCCAGAAGGGTTTTGCGGTCAAGAAAGGCAAGCCTGAACTCGTCAAGGCCGTCAACAAGGCTCTGGCCGAGATGGTTGCCGACGGCACCTATGCCAAGCTGACGACAGATCTCGTCGGCTTCGATCCAGCGCCGAAGAATCCCATCAGGACTATCCAGTAA
- a CDS encoding M24 family metallopeptidase, with protein MPDYAEFRGCEASFPESEFKARQDRARVAIAAAGHRALIVTTPENIFWLTGRQTAGYFAFQALVMPVEGEATLLVRQLELVGSIANTWLNDIVVYQDGEAPAAVLAEVLRERGIHRPAIELGGWFLPPVLADEISLRTGGNALIDGSGIIAPLRAVKSPAELAAIRLAATYAQAGIAAGIAACGAGTDENAIAAAMLDAATRAGSEAMAMEPLVSSGPRSGLPHMTWRRRRLEVGDPVFLELAGSHARYHAALMRMVWIGGPPVEARRMMDCSLHALEAALHEVRPGVPCSAAHEAAQRVIDDGGYTAAFRKRIGYSMGVAFAPDWGEGGMLSLFSGVDRIIEPGMVFHLPATLRSYGVWTVGASETVIVTEEGCEPLSTLSRDLTIR; from the coding sequence ATGCCTGACTATGCCGAATTCCGAGGTTGCGAGGCCTCGTTCCCCGAGAGCGAGTTCAAGGCGCGGCAGGACCGCGCCCGGGTGGCCATCGCTGCTGCCGGCCACCGGGCGCTGATCGTCACGACGCCCGAAAACATCTTCTGGCTGACCGGCCGCCAGACTGCGGGCTATTTTGCCTTCCAGGCGCTGGTCATGCCGGTCGAGGGGGAGGCGACACTGCTGGTTCGCCAGCTTGAACTGGTGGGCTCGATCGCCAATACCTGGCTCAACGACATCGTCGTCTATCAGGACGGCGAGGCGCCGGCGGCGGTCCTGGCCGAGGTCCTGCGCGAACGTGGCATTCACCGGCCTGCTATCGAGCTCGGCGGCTGGTTTCTGCCGCCGGTCCTGGCAGACGAGATCTCGCTCCGGACGGGGGGGAACGCGCTCATCGACGGTTCCGGCATCATTGCCCCTCTCCGGGCGGTGAAGTCGCCTGCGGAACTTGCCGCCATCCGGCTGGCAGCCACCTACGCGCAGGCAGGGATTGCGGCCGGGATTGCGGCCTGCGGCGCCGGGACTGACGAAAATGCCATCGCCGCTGCCATGCTCGATGCGGCCACGCGCGCAGGGTCCGAGGCAATGGCGATGGAGCCGCTGGTGTCGTCAGGGCCCCGCAGCGGCCTGCCGCACATGACGTGGCGCCGCCGCCGTCTCGAGGTCGGCGATCCGGTGTTCCTCGAACTAGCCGGCAGCCATGCCCGCTATCATGCCGCGCTGATGCGAATGGTGTGGATCGGCGGGCCACCCGTCGAAGCACGGCGGATGATGGATTGCTCGCTTCATGCGCTCGAGGCTGCGCTGCATGAAGTCAGGCCGGGTGTGCCGTGCTCGGCGGCGCACGAGGCAGCCCAGCGGGTCATCGACGATGGCGGCTACACCGCGGCATTCCGTAAGCGGATCGGCTATTCCATGGGCGTCGCCTTTGCTCCGGATTGGGGGGAGGGCGGCATGCTCAGTCTGTTTTCCGGCGTGGATAGGATAATCGAGCCCGGCATGGTGTTTCACCTGCCGGCGACCTTGCGCAGCTACGGCGTCTGGACGGTCGGCGCTTCCGAAACCGTCATCGTCACCGAAGAAGGCTGCGAACCTCTGTCTACCCTGTCACGCGATCTAACCATCCGGTAA
- a CDS encoding M24 family metallopeptidase has protein sequence MSRYFPLHEYQSRWDRVLEVMRAHDFETAVVFGRGGGTTDNCGDILYLSNHYAISGGTDSLIWSARSFSGIILQQGKEPQLHIDEPEVRTDLVSISDAHCSNHPFRSVAKALNDRGITGRVALVGTQFIPMKFYQQLLEVAPGIDWVPADDLVRAARRIKSPLELECYRIGGETATAGLNRLMEGLTSGLSEREAAGEAAREVVRRGGRLQMIGTNHGETLGFDQRFPLTGYSADTPKPGDIVTGTLHGAFYQGYYLDPGRTGVRGRPTADQRRLIEAAANIVHRLSDMMRPGTKLLDVAAEGDRLTAAFGGSVSPIMKNFPFYGHGIGLGFEQPRISTVMSQPDDVVDENMVFGVEAFLSLDGVGAAFFEDILIIGGHENELLTRSPAYWW, from the coding sequence ATGAGCCGCTATTTCCCGCTGCACGAATATCAAAGCCGGTGGGACAGGGTGCTGGAGGTCATGCGGGCGCACGACTTCGAGACGGCGGTCGTCTTCGGACGTGGCGGCGGGACCACCGATAATTGCGGCGACATCCTCTATCTTTCGAACCACTACGCTATCAGCGGCGGCACGGATTCGCTGATCTGGTCGGCGCGTTCGTTCTCGGGCATCATTCTTCAACAGGGCAAGGAGCCGCAGCTCCACATCGACGAACCCGAGGTTCGAACCGATCTCGTCTCCATCTCCGACGCGCATTGTTCGAACCATCCCTTCCGCAGCGTGGCGAAGGCGTTGAACGACAGGGGCATCACGGGCCGCGTGGCGCTGGTCGGTACACAGTTCATCCCGATGAAATTCTACCAGCAACTGCTCGAGGTAGCGCCCGGTATCGACTGGGTGCCCGCAGACGACCTGGTGCGCGCCGCGCGGCGGATCAAGAGCCCGCTTGAGCTGGAGTGCTATCGCATCGGCGGCGAGACGGCCACGGCCGGGCTCAATCGCCTGATGGAGGGTCTGACGTCGGGCCTTTCAGAGCGGGAAGCGGCCGGCGAGGCAGCCCGCGAAGTGGTGCGGCGAGGCGGCCGGCTGCAGATGATCGGCACCAACCACGGCGAAACCCTCGGCTTCGACCAGCGCTTTCCGTTAACAGGCTACAGCGCCGATACGCCGAAGCCGGGCGATATCGTAACCGGCACGCTGCACGGCGCCTTTTACCAGGGTTACTATCTCGACCCCGGCCGTACTGGCGTGCGCGGCAGGCCGACCGCCGACCAGCGGAGGCTGATCGAGGCAGCGGCAAACATCGTCCATCGCCTGTCCGACATGATGCGCCCCGGAACGAAGCTTCTGGACGTCGCTGCCGAAGGCGACCGCCTGACAGCTGCCTTTGGCGGATCGGTCTCGCCGATCATGAAGAATTTCCCGTTCTACGGGCACGGGATAGGCCTCGGCTTCGAACAGCCGCGGATCTCGACTGTCATGTCGCAGCCGGACGATGTCGTCGACGAAAACATGGTGTTCGGTGTCGAAGCATTCCTATCACTCGATGGGGTCGGGGCCGCGTTCTTCGAAGACATCCTGATTATCGGCGGACATGAAAACGAACTGCTGACCCGCTCGCCCGCATATTGGTGGTGA
- a CDS encoding NAD(P)-dependent oxidoreductase: MRCLVVQPVHADGLDLLRRAGVEPVLCPKPDMETVARMISGCDAAITRDAGLSAEAIGASDILRVIVVHGAGHDAVDKDAASEKGILVCNTPGANARSVSELALALALAVARRIPAADRSERGGAHGFRERETFTELSGKTALIVGWGATGAGLGHMLKAALDMRVLVYSPRVADIDGFERVTTLEAGLQQADLVSLHTPLRPETKHLIGERALSLIRHGAILVNTARAGLVDEEALAAAIDTGRVSAAGLDVYSHDAPIGPLASTGRVIFTPHLGGATQEALRRVAVGSARNVLTALSGERPATALNDPLRISR; encoded by the coding sequence ATGAGATGCCTTGTCGTTCAGCCGGTCCATGCCGATGGACTGGATTTGTTGCGCCGCGCCGGCGTCGAACCCGTGCTCTGCCCGAAGCCGGACATGGAAACGGTCGCACGGATGATCTCCGGCTGCGATGCGGCGATCACGCGTGACGCCGGCCTTTCGGCTGAGGCCATCGGTGCCAGCGACATCCTGCGCGTCATCGTCGTGCACGGCGCCGGCCACGATGCGGTCGATAAGGATGCAGCCTCCGAGAAGGGCATCCTTGTCTGCAACACACCGGGCGCCAATGCGCGGTCGGTGTCCGAACTGGCATTGGCGCTGGCGCTGGCTGTCGCCCGGCGTATTCCAGCCGCCGACCGTAGCGAACGCGGCGGCGCCCATGGTTTTCGCGAGCGCGAGACGTTCACCGAACTTTCCGGCAAGACCGCGCTGATCGTCGGCTGGGGCGCCACCGGCGCCGGTCTTGGACATATGCTCAAGGCGGCACTCGATATGCGGGTGCTGGTCTATTCGCCACGCGTCGCCGATATCGATGGTTTCGAGCGCGTGACGACGCTGGAGGCGGGATTGCAGCAGGCGGACCTTGTGTCGCTCCATACGCCGCTGCGCCCGGAGACGAAGCACCTCATCGGCGAACGGGCGCTTTCGCTCATCAGGCATGGTGCAATTCTGGTCAACACCGCACGCGCCGGACTGGTCGACGAAGAAGCATTGGCCGCTGCCATCGATACCGGACGCGTGTCGGCAGCCGGTCTCGATGTCTATAGCCATGACGCGCCGATTGGGCCGCTAGCCTCGACCGGCCGAGTGATTTTCACGCCGCATCTCGGTGGCGCGACGCAAGAAGCCTTGCGCCGCGTGGCCGTCGGGTCCGCCCGCAACGTGTTGACTGCTCTCTCCGGCGAGCGGCCGGCGACCGCCCTCAACGATCCCTTGAGGATATCCCGATGA
- a CDS encoding VOC family protein, whose product MRSLFHLAYHVTDLDEARQFYGGVLGCEEGRSTDTWVDFNFFGHQISLHLGKPFEVTRTGKVGDHMVMMPHLGVVLPLDAWLALSERLQHAGIAFDIPPVIRFEGEPGEQRTMFFFDPSGNPIEVKGFKDFDGVFAH is encoded by the coding sequence ATGCGTTCGCTTTTCCATCTCGCCTACCATGTCACCGATCTCGATGAGGCGCGTCAGTTCTATGGCGGCGTGCTTGGCTGCGAAGAGGGCCGGTCCACCGACACCTGGGTGGATTTCAACTTTTTCGGACACCAGATTTCACTGCATCTCGGCAAGCCGTTCGAGGTCACCCGCACCGGCAAGGTGGGCGATCACATGGTAATGATGCCGCATCTCGGCGTCGTCCTGCCGCTCGATGCCTGGCTTGCGCTGTCCGAACGGCTGCAGCATGCGGGCATTGCTTTCGACATACCGCCGGTCATACGGTTTGAAGGCGAGCCGGGCGAGCAGCGCACGATGTTCTTCTTCGATCCGAGCGGCAATCCGATCGAGGTCAAGGGGTTCAAGGATTTCGACGGCGTTTTCGCCCATTGA
- a CDS encoding amino acid ABC transporter permease, protein MLADFLGDVRLYGSGFLMASWTVFWLTILTIVVSWICGLLAALGQRSKWRAVRSVTAFYIWFIRGTPTIIQIFIVYFGFPQVGIRLSPFTAGVLALGINSGAYVAEIIRSGLMAIPRGQTESALAIGFSQAATMRTIVLPQVFRIVLPSLTNEAISTLKNTSLLSTITVVELTLYAQTLIAMTFRPFDFYIAVAVIYLLLTTILTQLAAWLERRYAVNS, encoded by the coding sequence ATGCTGGCTGATTTCCTGGGGGATGTCCGTCTTTACGGATCCGGCTTCCTGATGGCATCCTGGACCGTCTTCTGGCTGACGATCCTCACCATTGTCGTCAGCTGGATTTGCGGTCTGCTCGCAGCCCTCGGCCAGCGGTCGAAATGGCGTGCCGTTCGCTCGGTCACGGCCTTCTACATCTGGTTCATTCGCGGCACGCCGACGATCATCCAGATATTCATCGTCTATTTCGGCTTTCCGCAGGTCGGGATCCGGTTGTCGCCGTTTACCGCCGGCGTGCTGGCGCTCGGCATAAACAGCGGCGCGTATGTGGCTGAAATCATCCGCAGCGGCCTCATGGCGATCCCGCGCGGGCAGACCGAATCCGCACTGGCGATCGGCTTCAGCCAGGCTGCCACGATGCGGACGATCGTCTTGCCGCAGGTCTTCCGCATCGTTCTGCCGTCGCTCACCAACGAGGCGATCTCGACGCTGAAGAATACCTCGTTGCTGTCGACAATTACGGTTGTGGAATTGACGCTCTACGCCCAGACGCTGATCGCGATGACCTTCCGCCCGTTCGATTTCTACATTGCGGTTGCGGTCATCTACCTGCTGCTGACGACGATCCTGACCCAGCTTGCCGCCTGGCTGGAGCGCCGCTACGCGGTGAACAGCTGA
- a CDS encoding pyridoxal phosphate-dependent decarboxylase family protein gives MPEADTRGDRTAERSSLDPLDWSEFRALAHGMLDDMISHIETVRQRPVWQPPAAETRARFARPLPADPRELGDILDDVRTHILPFATGNLHPLFMGWVHGAGTPVGMVAEIVAAGMNLNCGGRDHIGLEVEHQIVRWMSEALGYPQGASGLFLTGSSMANFLAVIIARTEALGHSVRQNGLRNRDRQLVAYTSSEAHGCIAQAMELSGIGSANLRTVTVDADGRMQTSVLRTMIDADRAAGHLPFLVVGTAGTVNTGAIDPLSAIADIAVQENLWFHVDGAIGALAVLSHDLRELFAGIEKSASVALDFHKWGHVPYDAGFLLVRDGAAHKRAFAQPAAYLQRADRGLAAGETWPCDLGPDLSRGFRALKTWMTIETLGTERIGSSIAHTCELASHLAHHIERHTLLELRAPVALNIVCFGVRGAGSDFVRDLVLDLQQSGLAAPSWTTVGGELAVRCAIVNHRTTSADIDAFIDIIDRYLAGKGY, from the coding sequence ATGCCGGAAGCGGATACGCGCGGCGATAGAACGGCTGAGCGCTCCAGCCTCGACCCGCTGGACTGGAGTGAATTTCGCGCGCTCGCCCACGGCATGCTGGACGACATGATCAGCCATATCGAGACCGTCCGGCAGCGACCGGTTTGGCAACCGCCGGCAGCCGAAACGCGCGCCCGGTTTGCCCGTCCGTTGCCTGCAGACCCTCGCGAACTCGGCGACATCCTCGATGACGTGCGCACCCACATCCTTCCCTTCGCCACCGGCAACCTGCATCCGCTGTTCATGGGCTGGGTCCATGGCGCGGGTACGCCCGTCGGTATGGTGGCCGAGATCGTCGCCGCCGGAATGAACCTTAATTGTGGCGGCCGCGACCATATCGGACTGGAGGTCGAGCACCAGATCGTCCGCTGGATGAGCGAGGCCCTCGGCTATCCCCAAGGCGCCAGCGGCCTGTTTCTCACCGGCTCTTCCATGGCCAACTTCCTGGCTGTGATCATCGCCAGAACGGAGGCGCTCGGCCATTCCGTCCGCCAAAACGGCTTGCGGAATCGGGACCGACAACTCGTCGCCTATACCTCGAGCGAAGCCCATGGCTGCATTGCCCAGGCGATGGAGCTTTCCGGCATAGGCTCGGCCAATTTGCGAACGGTGACTGTCGACGCTGACGGACGAATGCAGACCAGCGTTTTGCGCACCATGATCGACGCCGACCGGGCCGCCGGACACCTGCCGTTTCTCGTCGTCGGCACCGCCGGCACCGTCAATACCGGGGCCATCGATCCGCTTTCTGCCATAGCCGACATCGCTGTCCAGGAAAATCTATGGTTCCACGTCGACGGCGCTATCGGCGCTTTGGCAGTGCTTTCGCACGATCTGCGAGAGCTGTTTGCGGGCATCGAGAAATCAGCCTCTGTGGCGCTGGACTTTCACAAATGGGGCCATGTTCCCTATGATGCCGGGTTTCTGCTGGTCAGGGACGGCGCCGCCCACAAGCGGGCCTTCGCCCAGCCGGCGGCCTATCTCCAGCGCGCCGATCGCGGCCTTGCGGCCGGTGAGACCTGGCCCTGCGATCTCGGCCCCGATCTGTCGCGCGGCTTTCGAGCGCTCAAGACCTGGATGACGATCGAAACGCTCGGCACGGAGCGCATCGGCAGTTCCATTGCGCATACCTGCGAACTGGCATCCCATCTTGCCCACCATATCGAGCGGCACACGCTGCTGGAACTCAGGGCACCGGTCGCCTTGAACATCGTCTGCTTCGGTGTTCGCGGGGCAGGTTCCGATTTTGTCCGGGATCTGGTGCTCGACCTCCAGCAATCCGGCCTGGCTGCCCCGTCCTGGACGACGGTCGGCGGCGAGCTGGCAGTGCGCTGCGCAATCGTCAACCACAGGACGACATCCGCCGATATCGACGCCTTCATCGACATCATCGACAGATACCTGGCCGGCAAAGGCTACTGA